Part of the Stegostoma tigrinum isolate sSteTig4 chromosome 43, sSteTig4.hap1, whole genome shotgun sequence genome, tctgtgtgggtttcctccagatgcaaCAGCTTCCTCCCTTGGTTCaaacaggctaggtggattggccacggtaaattgccccatagtgtccagggatgtgcaggctaggtggattagtcatggttaATGCGTGGCTACAGCAATGCAAGAGAGTTGGTTCTGAGTGGGGTGTTCGTTGtagaggtggtgtggactcagtgggccaaaagaCCTGCACCCACgtggtagggattctataattctaaggcTTGGTGCAATGACGCACATAGGCAACAGCATTTTGAACGGCCTCAGGATTCACTTGGTGGTTGAATAACATGTAACTCCTTCCCTTACAGCATTACAGCAGCTGATGTGAGAATATAAACCTACCAAGGCAGCAAAAAATACCTGGGGTAATGGACAAGTAGATAAAGTCAATGGAAGTAACAATGGGACAGTAAACAGCTCAAATACACCCATAAATAGAGGCAGAGGAAGTTAGACAAGAACATAGAGGGATTGTGAGAACTGTGGAGATTGTGTTTGGGCAGTTAACTGTAGAGATCTCAACGGGAGGCACTGGCTTAGTGATATTATGGCTGaaccagagacctaggtaatgttctggggacctggttttgaatcctgccatggcagatggtagaatttgaattcaacaaatggccggaatttaatgatgaccatgaaccattgtcgattgttggaaaaacccatgtggttcactaatgtcctttagggaagaaaactgccatccttacctggtctggcctacatgtgactccagacccacagcaatgtggttgactcttaactgacctctgggcaattagggacaggcgaAATATGCTGGCCCGGCCAGCGACACTGtcatcccgtgagtgaatttTAAGAAAAGTGACAAAAGGTGAGTGTCTCAGCAGCAGATGGACTGAGAGTACGAGTTGGACGATGTCATTGAGGTGGAAGTGGACAATCTGAGTGATGACAGGGATGTGTGGTTCATTTCAGAATGAAGTGTCACGCCGCAGTCATGACATGTttggttcagcctcagacagtttgCCAGGGAGTCTGTGGCGAGACTGCGGAGTTGGTTTTGTTGCCGTTATTTAATGGGAGGAAGCCTCTGCTCCTTCGGGAACTGGATCTCTGGCAAGCCAGGACAAGTGTGTGTGAGACCCGGAGgcaacttggaggtgatggtattCAGATCAACTCGCAATCCCCTGCTCCCTCTCAGCGATACAGTTGGAAAATTCTGCCAAAGGTCTGCCCGGGTTGCTGGTGTGTAAAATGCCTGTCCTCCAGCCTCTGCCTTTCCTTTTCCCTCTCCATCTACACATAGATGCCAGAGTGTCACGTTCATGCTCTcactctcttgttttttttttcttgttgttgttgtttgACGATCGATTTCCCAGGGTGTTAGAAAGGGAGGATTTACAGAGCAAACACCATACCATGATCTGATGGAGGCGTCCAGTTTGTCACAAATGGAATGtcatcagattttgaacatggaagggAAAAGTACCACTCACAGCGGAGAGAAACCGTGCACGTGTACCGCGTGTGGTCAGGGCTTCAGCCAATCTTCAGACCTCACAAAGCACAAGTGCAGTCACTCCGGGGAGAAACTggggaaatgtggggattgtggggaGGAGTTCAGTTCCCCGGCTGAGCTGGAAGCTCATCAGCACAGTCACACCGGCAacaggccgttcacctgctcggTGTGCGGGAAGGGCTTCACCCAGTCGTCTAACCTGCTGCAACACCAAGTTGTTCACACCGCGGACAGGCCCTTCAAATGCCCAGACTGCGGAAAATGCTACAAAACCTCCGGGGACCTGATGTCCCATCAACTAGCTCACACGAACGAGAGACCTTTCAAGTGCCCAGACTGTGGCAAGTGCTACAAAACCTCCCGGGACCTGGTGTCCCATCAGAACGCCCACACGAACATGAGGCCTTTCAAATGCCCCGACTGCGGAAAATGCTACAAAACCTCCGGGGATCTCATGTCCCATCAGCGTTCTCACTCCGAGGAGAGACCCTTCAAGTGCACGTGCTGTGGCAAGTGCTACAAGACGGCCAGGGACCTGATGGCCCACCAGCGTGTTCACTCCGAGGAGAAGCCCTTCAGTTGCTCCCACTGCGGGATCGGCTTCCGGCGGTCATCTGACCTCATGGAGCACCAGCAGGTTCATACGGGGGAGAGACCGTTCTCCTGCTCCGAGTGCGGGAGGGGCTTCACTCGCTcgtccaacctgctgagacaccagcaggTTCACACCGCGGAGAGATCCTTCAAATGCCAAGACTGTGGCAAGTGCTACACCAGCTCCTGGGGCCTGACCTGTCATCAGCGCGTCCACACCGGAGAGAGATCTTTCAAGTGCCCGGACTGCGGGAAATGCTTCAGGAATCCTGTGGAGCTGAAGTCCCACCAGCATGTTCACTCTGAGGAGAGGCCTTTCAAATGCTCAGACTGCGGGAATCACTACACAAGTTGCTGGGGGCTGTTCTACCACCAACGCGTTCACATTGAGGAGAGACCTTTCAAGTGCCCAGACTGTGGGAAGAGCTACCGCAATTCCGTGGAGCTTATGTCCCATCAGCACGTTCACATGATGAGAGACCTTTCGGGAGCTCTCATCGTGGGGCTGGGTGCGGGCGATCATCTCAACTCTCAGTACCCCAGCGGCTTCACGCTGGGGAGAGACCATACGCCCGCTCCGTGTGAGAAAAAGACTTAGCCCATTCGTCCAGACAGTGGAGAGCTCGCACTGGCGGAAGGGATTCACTCGAGACATCCCGTCTACCAACACCAGTGAGTTTGTATGTAATTACAGCGATCGGGTTTTGCTATTAATCAAATTGAGGAGGTTAAAAAAGAAAGGAAGTTTTAAACTTCTGGATTAAAGTCAAATAAATCAGCTTTTGTGTTAAAACATAGTGTGGAGATCGTTTTAATCTGACAGAAAGAGCAAAAACTTGGCCTGAAAGAACTTTTTCCGAAGGTCTGTTCTCTCCCCTGCAACTACACCTCCAACAGTAAGCGTGGGGAGTTGATGCAGTTCATTATAAATAGGGTTGAGACGATCTGATCACGGCTTCCCGTCCACCAGGCCACTCGTTCCTCTCGACCTCCTATTTCTCAACTTTGTTTCTTGTCTCCTGTCCATCAGGCTCCCAGTCCCtcgaccccattcccacaactcCAATGAGCGTCCAATCTCCCCATGTCGTAGAACCCCTCTGGCGTGGAAAGAGGCCAGTCGGCCCATTGGGTCAGTGCCAGCCCTgaaaacagcatcccacccatacccacccccactaccctatccctgttaccctgcatttcccctaacctgcacatcctaagactgtgggaggaaaccagagcacccggagaaagccCCACGCAGATGGtggggggagaacgtgcaaactgcatgcaaacagtcgcccgaggatggaattgaatctgggtcctcTGTGCCACTGACATCTTTAAAATTCTGTCCCTATCTGCCTCTCACCTTTCAGTGACctggtgatggcttagtggtattatcgctgggctgttaatccagagacccaggaacgttccagggacccgggtttgaaacccgccacagcagttggtggaatttgagttcaataaaaagaaatgaaatctaGAATTACAACAAATCAGTAGCTgggggagaaacccatctggttcattaacgtcctttagggatggaaactacCAGCCTTACCTCTGGTTAAAAATTGGGAAGACCAATCCCTAACTCCCAGGTCTGTCCCGCTCCTAGGGAGTGGGTCCACAATTTTTGACCACCTGTTTAGTCCTAAAATGAGcttctgaacacacacacctcacagggactggagaAGTTTCTTCGACGGGAGAAGGTTGACCTTTATTGGAAATTGTCAACGACATTGGGTTGGAAATGCTTGCCACTGCAGGACAGTTGGTGACCACAGTGCACAGTTCCACAATAACCAACAGAAAAAGAATCTAGGGCGAAGACAAGGAGAGATTATTTCACCCAGTGAGGTTTCTGATGATctcaaggatgttgcctgaattCCTGATGGGAGCTGGTCCAGTGGTAACTTACAGAAGTGATTTGGACTTTTTCCTCAAGAACGAATGAGTATTCACTCAGGGTgaggaagaaggacaggttgctcAAATTTTCAGAGATGGCACAGACACAAGGGATCGAATGGTCCCCACCAATAATGTGTCTATTGTGCAGTTTTGTGAGAATCGTTAAACtagaatcttacagcacagaacaaatggaggccattcagccccattgaGGCTGCACTGAGTCTTACAAATCCCACTCCCTCACTTCCCCACATCACCTCGAACAAGTCTCCAACCGATCATTTGGCCTGCCAGGACAGAGGCACAAGGGATGAACCAGGGAGTGTGGGAAGGGACTCAATTCCccaatggggaggcagtggcctgatggtattatcgctggactgttctTCTAGGGACCCatataatattctggggacccaggttcgaatcctgccacagcagatggtggaatttgaattggataaatatctggaattaaaaatctaatgatgatcgtgaagacattgtcaattgtcgaggaaaatcccatctggctcacgaaagtccttcagggaaaactgccatcctcatctggtctggcctacatgtgactccagacccacagcaatgtggttgactctgagctgccctctgggcaattggggatgggcaataaatgctgccctcatcccgttaatgaataataAAACGATTGagctgcaaagttgtccccatgTGTACCGGGGAGAGGCTGTTCACCTGCTCCACATGTGGGAAAGGATGCACTCTGTCATCCAGCTTCCCAACACACCGGTGAGCTCGTcctggagagagagaggattTAATTGCTCACACCATGACAGTTGTCCTGTCAGTTTGTACCAAACCCAAGGGGATCGTGAGAAACCTTCGCATTCGGACCTGGGACTGCCAATCcctgtctttttgttttgttgatgGGCATGGCCTTGTGGACTGACATCTCACGGctactggtttaaaaaaaatcctgagaGAAGAAAGGTGTTTCATTTTGGAGAGAGTCAACTTGTACATTACTCAGGATCGTCTTGCCAAGCAGCACTGTAATGTGTTAATAATCCATTCTtagattatcatagaatccttacagtgtggaagcaggccatggggcgtgagtccacaccagccctctgaagaggatcccacccagccCCAATCCCGCCagtcctatctctgtaaccctgcattttccatggccaatccactcaacctgcacatagTATTACAGCATGGCCaaagacccttcaatccaactagtccatgctgaccacattaCCAAACTAAACTGCCatgcatatccctccaaacctttcctattcatgtccttatctaaaTGTCCTTTAGACATTAtaattatacctgcatccaccacttcctttggcagtctATTcgacacacaaaccattctctgtaaAAAAGTTGTGCCTGTCTTCTTTTAAACCTTCTCTCACCTTTGGGAAAAGACCTCGCTATTcacttatctatgcccttcatgattttgtaaacttcgctaaggtcactcctcatcctCCTCTACTCCAGTGGAAAAGTCTCAGTCTATCTTTATAATTATAAATCCTCAATTCCCAGCAAATCTTTTCGAGCCCTCTTctgtttaataatatcttccCTACAACTGGGGTGCCCAGAACTGCACCCAATACTCCACcagagacctcaccaacatcctgaacAACCTCAACACCACATCCCAACCCCTGTAGCTTCAGACAGTGGgagtatctggaggaaacccacgcagatatgtgcaaactccaaagagacagtcgcccgaggatgggaatggaacccgggtcccttgcacagcagtgctaaccactgagccacactcAGAATAAAATCAAAAGCTTATGTCAATAGTGAGCAATCTGTTACATCAATGCTCAGAGTCGACTACATTAATAGTCAGGTTCCTGGTTACTTTCTGACATGTTACagcacacctctggaacaggagAAGCTTAAAGTTGCACCACAAACGCTGTATAGACTGCTGTGCCTGGTATTCCCAGTTGGTCCTCCAAgtgactggtctccaggatgaacatttccagtGCTAGCCAAGCTTGAGACTGCTTGGTTTCCAAAATCAGCATTTTCAGAccagtgtaataaaatgtgaggctggatgaacacagcaggccaagcagcatctcaggagcacaaaagctgacgtttcgggcctagacccttcatcagagagggggatggggggagggaactggaataaatagggagagagggggaggcggaccgaagatggagagtaaagaagataggtggagagggtgtaggtggggaggtagggaggggataggtcagtccagggaagacggacaggtcaaggaggtgggatgaggttagtaggtagctgggggtgcggcttggggtgggaggaagggatgggtgagaggaagaaccggttagggaggcagagacaggttggactggttttgggatgcagtgggtgggggggaagagctgggctggttgtgtggtgcagtggggggaggggatgaactgggctggttgagggatgcagtgggggaaggggagattttgaaactggtgaagtccacattgataccatatggctgcagggttcccaggcggaatatgagttgctgttcctgcaaccttcgggtggcatcattgtggcagtgcaggaggcccatgatggacatgtcatcaagagaatgggagggggagtggaaatggtttgcgactgggaggtgcagttgtttgttgcgaactgagcggaggtgttctgcaaagcggtccccaagcctccgcttggtttccccaatgtagagaaagccgcactgggtacagtggatgcagtataccacattggcagatgtggtaccaagcggaggcttggggaccgctttgcagaacacctccgctcagttcgcaacaaacaactgcacctcccagtcgc contains:
- the LOC125449162 gene encoding zinc finger protein 501-like — protein: MEASSLSQMECHQILNMEGKSTTHSGEKPCTCTACGQGFSQSSDLTKHKCSHSGEKLGKCGDCGEEFSSPAELEAHQHSHTGNRPFTCSVCGKGFTQSSNLLQHQVVHTADRPFKCPDCGKCYKTSGDLMSHQLAHTNERPFKCPDCGKCYKTSRDLVSHQNAHTNMRPFKCPDCGKCYKTSGDLMSHQRSHSEERPFKCTCCGKCYKTARDLMAHQRVHSEEKPFSCSHCGIGFRRSSDLMEHQQVHTGERPFSCSECGRGFTRSSNLLRHQQVHTAERSFKCQDCGKCYTSSWGLTCHQRVHTGERSFKCPDCGKCFRNPVELKSHQHVHSEERPFKCSDCGNHYTSCWGLFYHQRVHIEERPFKCPDCGKSYRNSVELMSHQHVHMMRDLSGALIVGLGAGDHLNSQYPSGFTLGRDHTPAPCEKKT